In the genome of Leptospira noumeaensis, one region contains:
- a CDS encoding HD family phosphohydrolase, with translation MKTLLDSPMTQITDFLTKVRPVSVVRNTQIVLVFLTLLFVTYVLSIPFFGQTKVDTDPDGLFSEGKIAPETIQSVKEFSYEDAEKTNGEKQKAVANVPFAFDKDFGILVAGIDTNLSEDVELLRSILAEGKGTPAIVKDRIPRWRNRTNEEIQAILDYPRKDKLKNFIQQYTNLIFSKYCIVKEDLPFAKDLDKAGAKIRNIGTQDQTSIIDGNLVIPRSQIYKEGPVASVLSKLASEKLPNVSDSLLKAVSRIGLYYVYSYPACNYNPEETENARMRAAGSIPIQKSRIQANEVIVRSGDVITPEVKLKLDMMNRYATRANLASIISIFLTQCVLIVIVGFYLIRYRPNRLNDLSSNLIIFFTLWIVIASIYLLSKVFYATDSDLSGVYYFGMFVPVGMLCLLLGFVYDEQLSIAIGFFLAFAVFFASRYNPTSFMLAFTVAVMSSIYGRRLLKRIDFLKAGFLLTFVQILITTAGYLFDGREFYVTTGAGFFRDLTNSNLFRITVMCFVNGFASATAVQFLLPMYEYIFNIPTRFKLIELADTGHPLLQQLLTKAPSTYTHTFMVAALSERAAQNLNLDRLLVRVGVYFHDIGKIPNAGFFVENQHLIPKPEHIDKNNPALAAKTVIDHVLDGIEMAKKARLPREIISFIPEHHGTSTMAFFYHKALQEISPSARKNINKKDFQYPGPKPQSKETAIVMIADSLEAASRSLDEVSQESLDELIRKIVNSKLAENQLDESGLTIGDLEIIKSSFKEVLLSSLHQRPKYPKPEDTKALESAGSKKNKK, from the coding sequence ATGAAAACCTTATTAGATTCACCAATGACCCAAATCACAGATTTCCTAACGAAAGTTAGGCCAGTGTCTGTGGTTCGTAACACCCAAATTGTTTTAGTTTTTTTAACTCTCTTATTTGTTACCTATGTACTTTCTATACCATTTTTTGGACAAACAAAAGTGGATACCGATCCAGATGGGTTATTTTCGGAAGGTAAAATTGCCCCAGAGACCATTCAGTCGGTTAAAGAGTTTTCGTATGAAGATGCAGAAAAAACAAACGGGGAAAAACAAAAGGCAGTCGCTAATGTTCCTTTTGCTTTTGATAAAGATTTTGGAATTTTAGTTGCAGGGATTGATACCAATCTTTCGGAAGATGTGGAACTCTTACGTTCTATTCTTGCAGAAGGTAAGGGAACACCTGCGATTGTAAAAGATCGTATCCCCAGATGGCGCAATCGTACAAACGAAGAAATCCAAGCCATACTGGATTATCCAAGAAAAGATAAATTAAAAAACTTTATCCAACAATATACGAACTTAATATTTTCTAAGTATTGTATCGTAAAAGAAGACCTTCCTTTTGCCAAAGACTTGGACAAAGCCGGTGCCAAAATTCGTAATATTGGTACCCAAGACCAAACTTCTATCATCGATGGGAATTTGGTGATTCCCAGATCACAAATTTATAAAGAAGGGCCTGTTGCTTCCGTTTTATCAAAGTTAGCTTCCGAAAAGTTACCAAATGTTTCTGATTCCCTACTCAAAGCAGTTTCAAGAATCGGACTTTATTATGTGTATTCTTATCCTGCATGTAATTACAACCCAGAAGAAACGGAAAATGCAAGGATGCGGGCTGCAGGTTCTATTCCCATTCAGAAAAGTCGAATCCAAGCCAATGAGGTGATCGTCCGTTCTGGCGATGTCATCACTCCAGAAGTAAAATTAAAACTGGATATGATGAACCGTTATGCCACTCGTGCAAATTTGGCATCCATAATTTCTATTTTTCTCACTCAATGTGTGTTAATTGTGATCGTTGGGTTTTATTTGATTCGTTACAGGCCAAATCGACTCAATGACCTCTCGAGTAACCTCATCATCTTTTTTACCCTTTGGATTGTGATTGCATCCATTTATCTGCTTTCAAAAGTATTTTATGCAACTGACAGTGATTTGTCGGGTGTTTATTATTTTGGAATGTTTGTTCCTGTGGGAATGCTTTGTTTACTTCTTGGATTTGTTTATGATGAACAACTTTCCATTGCGATTGGGTTCTTTTTAGCATTTGCGGTCTTTTTTGCCTCAAGATACAACCCAACATCGTTTATGTTGGCTTTTACTGTAGCCGTTATGAGTTCTATTTACGGAAGACGGCTTCTCAAACGAATCGATTTTTTAAAGGCTGGTTTTCTTCTTACCTTTGTTCAGATTCTCATCACAACCGCAGGATATTTGTTTGATGGCAGAGAATTTTATGTAACAACCGGAGCTGGATTCTTTCGTGATCTAACCAATTCCAATTTATTTAGAATCACTGTGATGTGTTTTGTAAATGGTTTTGCGAGTGCTACTGCCGTTCAGTTTTTGTTACCGATGTATGAGTATATATTCAATATTCCTACGCGTTTCAAACTCATCGAACTTGCAGACACCGGCCATCCATTGTTGCAACAATTATTAACCAAAGCTCCATCTACTTATACTCATACTTTTATGGTGGCTGCACTTTCGGAAAGGGCGGCTCAAAATTTAAATTTGGATAGGCTCCTTGTGCGGGTTGGTGTTTATTTCCATGACATTGGAAAAATTCCCAATGCTGGGTTTTTTGTAGAAAACCAACATTTGATTCCAAAACCGGAACATATTGATAAAAACAATCCGGCCCTTGCTGCAAAAACAGTCATTGATCATGTGTTAGATGGAATTGAAATGGCAAAAAAAGCCAGGTTACCTAGAGAAATCATAAGTTTTATTCCTGAACATCATGGAACCTCAACAATGGCATTTTTTTATCATAAAGCCTTACAAGAGATTTCTCCTTCTGCCAGGAAAAATATCAATAAAAAGGATTTTCAGTATCCTGGTCCTAAACCACAAAGTAAAGAAACCGCAATTGTAATGATTGCCGACTCTTTAGAAGCCGCCTCTCGTTCGTTAGATGAAGTTTCCCAGGAAAGTTTAGATGAACTTATTCGTAAAATAGTAAACTCTAAACTTGCGGAGAACCAGTTGGATGAAAGTGGACTTACCATTGGGGATTTAGAAATTATCAAATCTAGCTTTAAAGAAGTTTTACTTTCTAGTTTACACCAAAGACCAAAATACCCAAAACCGGAAGATACCAAAGCTTTGGAGTCTGCCGGTTCTAAAAAAAATAAAAAATGA